The proteins below are encoded in one region of Pelecanus crispus isolate bPelCri1 chromosome 4, bPelCri1.pri, whole genome shotgun sequence:
- the NIPAL1 gene encoding magnesium transporter NIPA3: MSETLLQGNVGSSLRGEKVPESESVCVSEESKRGSRQLSGAARCEGTRVLAVKVSGGASLRARSPPGRAHRRGGGAASTGSCQAGGRGARPGAPRCAGPGPARPGRAEPPPPPPPPPPPPPPPAPRRSRGPAAMGQPEGLPGRPPCRPGAVLSFACHDSCQAWCQIINVSESCSSLFTPMDRTLNEMDWSISMPAGSKYRLYVGLALAIGSSIFIGSSFILKKKGLLKLADKGVPRAGQGGYSYLKEWLWWAGLLSMGLGEAANFAAYAFAPATLVTPLGALSVLISAILSSYFLNEKLNIHGKLGCVLSILGSTVMVIHAPEEEEVTSLDEMERKLQDPAFVTFAVLLTVVALVLIFIVAPRRGQTNILIYILICSLIGAFSVSSVKGLGIAIKQMLERKPVYRHPLVYVLVGTLILSVSTQINYLNKALDVFNTSLVTPIYYVCFTTMVVTCSIILFKEWSSMDLGDIIGTLSGFCSIIIGIFLLHAFKNTNVTWSQLMSTVAKEPSLPHHEYETCHTLLESMEDPALAYEEDNILFSQ; encoded by the exons ATGTCGGAGACTCTGCTTCAGGGAAACGTAGGGTCGAGCCTGAGGGGAGAGAAAGtgcctgagagtgagagtgtgtgtgtgagcgaGGAGTCGAAAAGGGGCAGCCGTCAGCTCAGTGGAGCTGCCCGCTGTGAAGGGACTCGGGTCCTAGCAGTTAAAGTCTCAGGTGGAGCAT CCCTGCGTGCCCGTTCCCCGCCGGGGCGCGCCCACAGGCGCGGCGGCGGTGCCGCCTCCACCGGCAGCTGCCaggccgggggccgcggggcgcgcCCAGGTGCGCCCAGgtgcgccgggccgggcccggcccggcccgggcgggcggagccgccgccgccgccgccgccgccgccgccaccaccaccaccacctgcgCCGCGGCGGAGCCGAGGCCCCGCAGCCATGGGGCAGCCGGAGGGgctgcccggccgcccgccctgCCGCCCGG gTGCTGTGCTCTCTTTTGCTTGCCATGACTCCTGCCAAGCATGGTGCCAGATCATCAACGTGTCTGAATCCTGCTCTTCTCTCTTCACCCCTATGGACAGGACTCTCAATGAAATGGACTGGAGCATTTCCATGCCTGCTGGAAGCAAATACCGCCTCTACGTTGGCTTGGCTTTGGCAATAGGTTCCAGTATCTTTATTGGTTCTAGTTTCatactgaagaagaaaggacTTTTGAAACTGGCAGACAAAGGAGTCCCCCGAGCTG gacaGGGTGGATATTCTTATTTGAAGGAATGGCTTTGGTGGGCTGGATTGTTATCAA tggGATTAGGAGAAGCTGCAAACTTTGCTGCCTATGCCTTTGCACCTGCAACCTTAGTTACCCCCTTGGGTGCACTGAGTGTTCTCATAAG TGCTATATTGTCatcctattttttaaatgagaagcTGAATATTCATGGAAAGCTGGGCTGTGTACTGAGCATTTTGGGGTCAACAGTCATGGTTATTCACgcccctgaggaggaggaggtcacCTCGCTAGATGAGATGGAAAGAAAGCTGCAAGATCCAG CGTTTGTTACATTTGCTGTTCTCCTAACAGTTGTTGCCCTCGTGCTGATTTTTATCGTGGCTCCAAGGAGAGGTCAGACAAATATACTGATCTACATTTTAATTTGCTCACTCATTGGTGCCTTCTCTGTCTCATCTGTGAAAGGCCTGGGCATTGCCATTAAACAAATGCTGGAGCGGAAGCCAGTTTATCGACATCCATTGGTTTATGTTTTGGTGGGCACCTTAATACTCTCAGTCAGCACTCAGATCAACTATCTCAACAAAGCATTGGACGTGTTCAATACATCTCTAGTGACACCTATTTATTACGTATGTTTCACCACGATGGTTGTGACATGCTCCATCATCCTGTTCAAGGAGTGGAGCAGTATGGACCTGGGTGATATCATTGGAACCCTGAGTGGATTCTGCAGTATCATCATAGGCATTTTTCTATTGCATGCTTTCAAAAATACTAATGTCACCTGGAGTCAGCTGATGTCTACTGTTGCCAAAGAACCATCACTACCACACCATGAATATGAAACCTGTCACACTTTACTGGAGAGCATGGAAGACCCAGCTTTGGCATATGAGGAGGACAACATTTTATTCAGTCAATGA
- the CNGA1 gene encoding cyclic nucleotide-gated channel alpha-1, whose protein sequence is MKVGVIETHHSHTIVPSVVVQDTSEDPGPMDKGENRYARQWYLPGAIARYNINNNSNKDGEKKKKKEKKSKSEKIKDGETHKEQGKKGENKNKDKSKKKENKEEKKKDILIIDPAGNTYYNWLFCITMPVMYNWTMIIARACFDELQHDYLAVWFIIDYVSDVIYVADMFVRIRTGYLEQGLLVKEEQKLREKYKTSFQFKLDFLSIIPTDLLYFKLGLNYPELRINRLLRVARMFEFFQRTETRTNYPNIFRISNLVMYIVIIIHWNACVYYSISKAIGFGADTWVYPNTSDPEFARLTRKYVYSLYWSTLTLTTIGETPPPVRDSEYFFVVVDFLVGVLIFATIVGNVGSMISNMNAARAEFQARIDAIKQYMHFRNVSKDMEKRVIKWFDYLWTNKKAVDEREVLKYLPDKLRAEIAINVHLETLKKVRIFADCEAGLLVELVLKLQPQVYSPGDYICRKGDIGREMYIIKEGKLAVVADDGITQFVVLSDGSYFGEISILNIKGSKAGNRRTANIRSIGYSDLFCLSKDDLMEALTEYPDAKAMLEEKGKQILMKDGLLDIEVANLGSDPKDLEEKVTYMERAMDRVQTKFARLLAEYEAAQQKLKKRLTQIEKILKPVLEQEFADLEDDDPSTDKPGVSKAE, encoded by the exons ATGAAGGTAGGAGTGATTGAGACCCATCACTCCCATACAATTGTTCCCAGCGTGGTAGTACAAGACACCAGTGAGGACCCTGGACCGATGGACAAAGGGGAAAACAGGTATG CTAGGCAATGGTATCTACCCGGTGCAATTGCACGCTACAATATTAACAACAATAGTAATAAAGATGG agagaagaaaaagaaaaaagaaaagaagag caagtcagaaaaaataaaggatggagaaacacacaaagaacaaggaaaaaaaggagaaaacaaaaataaagataagtccaagaagaaagaaaataaagaaga gaagaagaaagatattttaattattgaTCCAGCAGGAAATACATATTACAACTGGTTGTTTTGTATCACAATGCCTGTCATGTACAACTGGACCATGATTATTGCTAG AGCCTGTTTTGATGAGCTTCAGCACGACTACCTAGCAGTATGGTTTATTATTGATTACGTTTCTGATGTCATCTATGTTGCTGACATGTTTGTACGGATAAGAACAG GTTACCTGGAGCAAGGTCTTCTGGtgaaagaagaacaaaagcTTCGAGAGAAATATAAGACATCTTTTCAATTCAAATTAGATTTTCTGTCAATCATACCAACGGATCTCTTATACTTTAAGTTAGGACTGAATTACCCAGAATTAAGAATAAACAGACTACTCAGAGTAGCTCGGATGTTTGAATTCTTCCAGCGAACAGAAACAAGGACAAACTACCCAAATATCTTCAGGATCTCTAACCTTGTCATGTACATTGTGATTATTATTCACTGGAACGCCTGTGTGTACTACTCAATCTCAAAAGCCATTGGATTTGGGGCTGACACATGGGTCTACCCCAACACCTCTGATCCTGAGTTTGCCCGTCTGACTAGAAAGTATGTCTACAGTCTCTACTGGTCAACACTGACGCTGACTACTATCGGTGAAACACCCCCTCCTGTAAGAGATTCTGAGTATTTCTTCGTGGTTGTTGACTTCTTGGTTGGAGTATTGATTTTCGCTACCATTGTTGGTAATGTGGGCTCTATGATCTCCAACATGAATGCTGCCAGGGCAGAGTTTCAAGCAAGGATTGATGCTATCAAGCAGTATATGCACTTTCGGAATGTGAGtaaagacatggaaaaaagaGTTATAAAGTGGTTTGACTACCTGTGGACAAACAAAAAGGCTGTGGATGAAAGGGAAGTCTTGAAGTATCTGCCAGATAAACTAAGAGCAGAGATCGCAATCAATGTTCACCTGGAAACACTAAAAAAAGTTCGGATTTTTGCAGACTGTGAAGCTGGTCTGTTGGTTGAACTGGTTTTGAAACTCCAGCCACAAGTTTACAGTCCTGGAGATtatatttgcagaaaaggagatATTGGACGAGAGATGTACATTATCAAAGAAGGCAAGCTGGCAGTAGTCGCTGATGATGGAATTACTCAATTTGTGGTCCTAAGTGATGGCAGCTATTTTGGAGAAATCAGCATTCTTAATATCAAAGGTAGCAAAGCTGGCAATCGAAGAACAGCCAATATTAGAAGTATTGGATACTCGGACTTGTTTTGTCTGTCTAAAGATGATCTCATGGAGGCTTTAACAGAGTATCCAGATGCAAAGGCtatgctggaagaaaaaggcaagcaaatccTAATGAAAGATGGGTTGCTGGACATTGAAGTTGCAAATTTAGGAAGTGATCCTAAAGATCTGGAAGAGAAGGTCACCTACATGGAAAGAGCGATGGACAGGGTACAAACAAAGTTTGCCAGGTTGTTGGCTGAGTATGAAGCTGCacaacagaaactgaaaaaaagactcACACAAATCGAGAAAATATTGAAGCCAGTTTTAGAGCAAGAATTTGCAGACTTAGAAGACGATGACCCATCCACAGATAAACCTGGAGTgtcaaaagcagaataa